The Scyliorhinus canicula chromosome 10, sScyCan1.1, whole genome shotgun sequence genomic interval aacctgtGTACGTTATCTATTTAGATTTcaagaaggcctttggcaaggtgccgtaTAGGAGCCTGTTAAATGGGTtatgagcccatggtgttaagggtaagataccggcatggatagaggattggttgactggcagaaggcagagagtggggataaaggggtctttttcaggatggcagccggtgactagtggtgtgcctcaggggtcggtgttagGACCAcaccttttcacaatatacataatgatctggaagaaggaaccatTATTAGGGGGAATTAGCTCAAGTGGTAGAGTGCTTGTTTCGCATGTGAGAGGTAGTGGGatcgatgcccacattctccactagattttagtgggcagcacggtagcattgtggatagcacaatcgcttcacagctccagggtccccaggttcgattccggcttgagtcactgtctgtgcggagtctacacatcctccccgtgtgtgcgtgggtttcctctgggtgctccggtttcctcccacagtccaaagatgtgcaggttaggtggattggccatgataaattgcccttagtgtccaaaattgcccttagtgttggatggggttactgggttatgggtataggctgGAGGTAttgcccttgggtagggtgctctttccaagagccggtgcagactcgatgggctgaatggcctccttctgcactgtaaattctatgaaaaggcactgttgctaagtattCAGATATGCagaaggacaggtagtattgaggaagcaggggtcgGGGTTgcaaaaggacttggacaggttaggggagtgggcaaggaagtggcagatggaatacaatgtggaaaagtgtgaagttacacACTTTGGAGGGAAGAATGGATGCATAGGCTATTTTtttaatggggaaatgcttaggaaatcagaagcacaaagggacttaggagttctagttcaagattctctcaaGGTTAACGTCCAGGTTCagtcggaaggcaaatgcaatgttagcattcacgttgAGAAGACTAGATTACAAGAGTAGGGGTGTACTAGGCCGCCATTTTCTCCGCGGATCCTGGAggtgctgccgccgccgccgccatgtTCTCTTCGGGCCTGCTGAGCGTCGCTGCAGCAAATCCCTTCAGCTCGTCCCGCTTCCAGCTCGTTTCCAATACCGCGGCTGCTCACACGGCACAGTCCTCAGTCTCGAGCCATCTGACGGCACCTCCAGCTCGCCGCCGTttcgctgctgccgccgccgcccgcGCGGTTAAAGAGGAATACAGCTGTGAATATGGCTCTCCCAAGTTTTATGCTTTGTGTGGCTTTGGAGGTATCCTGAGTTGTGGTCTAACACACACTGCTGTTGTACCCTTGGATCTGGTGAAGTGTCGCATTCAGGTGGATCCTGGAAAATACCAGAGCATCTTCAAAGGGTTTTCTATCACTGTGAAAGAAGATGGTATCCGTGGTCTGGGGAAAGGATGGGCCACAACCTTCATTGGCTATTCAATGCAAGGGTTGTGCAAATTTGGTTTCTATGAAGTTTTCAAGAATATTTATGGTGACTTGCTGGGTGAAGAAAATGCGTACCTCTGGCGCACGTCTCTGTATCTTGCTGCATCTGCCAGTGCTGAATTCTTTGCTGATATTGCACTTGCTCCAATGGAGGCTTGTAAGGTCCGAATTCAAACCCAACCTAGTTATGCAAACACTCTGAGAGAAGCTTTTCCTAAAATGCAGGCTGAAGGAGGAATTTGGGCATTCTACAAAGGTGTTGGCCCCCTGTGGATGAGACAGATTCCCTACACAATAATGAAGTTTGCTTGCTTTGAGCGCACGGTAGAAGCATTGTACATATATGTGGTGCCCAAACCTCGTGCTGATTGTACCAAAGCTGAGCAGCTGGTGGTGACTTTTGTTGCTGGTTATATTGCTGGTGCGTTTTGTGCTATTGTGTTTCACCCTGCTGACTCTGTGGTGTCGGTGCTGAACAAGGAAAAGGGTAGCTCTGCAGTACAGGTTCTGAAAAGACTTGGACCTTTAGGTGTGTGGAAGGGGCTTATTGCCCGTATTATCATGATTGGTACTCTGGCTACCTTGCAGTGGTTTATCTACGACTCTGTTAAGGTGTACTTCAGGCTTCCTTGCCCACCACCTCCAGAGATGCCAGCATCACTAAAGAAGAAACTTGGGCTGTAGGGAAATACATGGACTTGATTTTTCGCTTCATaagacatgtaaaaaaaaaaaagagctatTTAATACTGAAAGTATCATGTCTGTAATGTTGATGAGCTGTGGCAGAGTGCAAAGTATTCAGCTTTGATTCAGAATAAAGAACTATgacccaagaaaaaaaaaaagagtagggGTGTACTCCTGAGACTGTGTAAAGcgctggccagaccccatttggaaaattgtgagcagttcatagaattcatagaatttacagtgcagaaggagaccattcggcccatcgagtctgcaccggctcttggaaagagcaccctacccacggtcaacaactccaccctatccccataacccagtaaccccacccaacatgaagggcaattttggacactaagggcaatttatcatggccaatccacctaactgcacatctttggactgtgggaggaaacccacgcacacacggggaggatatgcagactctgcacagacagtgacctaagccggaatcgaacctgggaccctggaactgtgaagcaattgtgctatccacaatgctaccgtgctgccccagttttgggccccgtatctaaggaaggatatgctggccttggaaaaggtccagaggaggttcacgagaatgatccctggaatgaagagcttgtcatatgaggagcggatgagggctctgggtctttactctttggaatttagaaggatgaggggggataatattgaaacttacaggagactttgaggcctggatagagtggacatggagaggatgtttccactggaaggaaaaactagaaccagagggcatagcctcagaccgaagggacgatcctttaaaacaaagaaattcttcagccagagagtggtgaatctgtggaacactttgccgcagaaggctgtgaaagccaaatcgctgagtgtctttaagacagagatagctagggcttcttgattaatgaggagatcaggggttatggggagaagataggagaatggggacgagaaacacatcagccgtgattgaatagcggagcagacttgatggggcaattggcctaattctgctcctatgtcttatggtcttatccgaGTGTAAATAGTGGCAGCCTAGCATTTGTGAAGGACATCAAAACGGGGTCTACCCCTGGCCTCACCTGATGTTTATATTTATCCATGTGCAGCAACAATCATCAGATGTCAGTCAGAAGGGTGATAGTACTGAGTTTTATCCCTAACGCAGGATGAAAGAGGCCAATTGTAGCATCTTGTTTATAAAAAAGTGCATCATTTAATTATTTGCAAAATCTTTCAAAAGAACATGGCCAAGTATTTGGCCTTTGACGTCTTGGATCAAGGATTAGAAATTCAACTCTGTTTTTATCCCATATAAAGCTTAAAATTAGAGGAATTTTCCATCTCTTAACTAACTTCAGGAATATTATTCCCCAAATGCATTGTAGTTAGTTTCTTAGCGCAAGATTAGCTGCTTTTTCACATCACAGCTATCCTTCATACAGACTTGGTTTGTCAAACGACAGTGCTGCTGACAAATAGGGAGAAACAGACACCAATTACCCAACACAATAACTTGAAGTGACATTTTCAGAATTCATACAGTACCTTTTTTCTCCTTTATTGTTGGTAAATACATAATAAAATGTGTGATGGTCAAAGTAATACTCTTCGAGGTCAAGCATCAGCAGAGAGAACCTGTTTGATATAAAAATAAATATGAACTGGGGCaccaaaaataaattattttccatTGCCAAATGCCAAAGCAACATATTTAGGTTATTTTTTTTAGCAGATATCAAGAGGAACAGTTATTTGATTTATACACAATTTACTTAAACACACTAAGTCACTGCAGTTTTTCAATCAAACACAAATTAGGGTATTCAGAAACCATGTAAATTTAAGATTACAAAATTAAAACAGATATCCCTCAGATTTTCACACAATAGCATATATTATGCATACAACAAAGAAAGGAGAAAATTGTACCAATAAGCACACCATACAGCAAATTACTTCAGAAAAGTAAGAGATGTAGGAAAAATATTATAAGAATGACTCTTGTGAAAGTAAAACATTGGATCTTAATTTCCTGGCAAATTTAGTATAATTACAAGATAACTGCGGAGCTGTGCCATTTTCCCCCACCCAGAATTGTACATGCAAGTAATTTACACCAACTTTAGACTGAAACATCGATACGTGCAAATTTCCTTAATCGTTGGCACATTTCCCCGTTACATTCACTGAAACCCAAATCATCTGATTAACATTGCTCAGCCCCAAAGCAAAAGACCAGAAAACACAAGTGTTTTGTGTTTTGATAAAACACTTGCACCAGTTCTGAATAACATAAAGTTACACCAAATGTATATTATCTGTAGCAGAATCCAGAGTCACTatttctgttctttaaaaaaaacctgcAAAGTATTTTCTATAACCTTTCATGTCAGAAACTGATACATAAAGAGAAAAATCATAactatatttttattttaaacatgTCATGCTTAATGTGGAAGAATTGTGGTTTGACGTCTTCAAATTTCAATTTCCATATCACTCTGATTAAAAGGGACCTAAAGAAGGAATATGGCATAAGTCCCATGCTTTCTGTGAGCTCCAATTTACGCCTATTTTGCATTGGTCTTTGCATCCTACTGTATGCTACTAAGCTTCTAAACAAATTTCTGTGCAAGTTGCCAATAGTATCatccaggggctagtttagcacagtaggttaagacagctggcttgtaatgcagaacaataccagcagcacagtttcaattcccattccagcctctccaaacaggcgccagaatgtggcgactaggggcttttcacagtaacttcattgaagcctatttgtggcaataagtgattatcaGCAAAGAAACCATGGTAAAATTTGACAAAGCGAATCAAAGAAATGATGGCTAATGTTTCCTGCCAGTCAGAGGTTTGCCCATTGGTTTGTATGCATACGCTTATGGAAGCACATCACCATTCTAGGCTGTGAGGTACCCGGGCTGTTAGCAATTTTAGTACTTTACCAAGTCTAAAACATAATCGATCTAGCCCTTTTCTTTTCACTTGAATCTGTCTTTCATAAGACACTTCTTGGTATGACAAGCTGAAGCAGGTGTTAGTTTAGGTTCAATATATGGTATTTTAAGCAGTAAGTAACTTTGTTTTAACAGTTTTTCAAACCTATAAATCTGTATTAAAACAAAAGGTTGTTGCCAAATTTAGCATCACGTCAATGCaacaagcaaaacaaaaacaGGTTTTCTAGCTTGGAGTATAAACCACAACTTATAGCAGATATATAACTgccagcatttggaaaacagttgTTCATTGCCATAATTATGTTTCTGAAGTACAGTATAAATAGTCAATGACTCACAGGTATGCTGTTGAATTTATTGCTCACCGTGTTCAAATAATTAACACGTCTTCTCAGAGCTGTCACTAAACATCCAACAGGATCAGGAACTTACTCTGCAAATATTTGGCAACTGCCAATCTTCCTCAGCAAACAGCATAGATTCTACTAGCATTACCttcattttaatatttaaaaacaTTAACAATAGAGAATAAATTAGGGCATCGTCAAAGCTTGTTTGTATGATTTTTACTTTGGGCCTTATCCTGCATTTCCTCAGCTCATACTTGATCAAGACTCCTCGGCCATTTTGCTGCAGCCTGGTGTGTCAGTCCATCTTTCTCAGTATGATTTAATGTTGATAGGTAGCCTGGATCTAGTGGCTGGGACAGACACGTTATTTTGCAGTATGGAGAATGTCCTTCATTGCCAAACTGTTGAGTTGGCCACTAATGAAGAATGCCAGACATTCCCCACTGACAGAGAACACACACCCAGGACTCTTGGCTTGGATTTAACTTTGGGCCCCCAGTCACTCGGAGCAAGTAGCTAAACTCATAGCCGATCCCTCATTCTTATTGCCGTCTACACTCTATACAGTTTGGATGCTTTCTTATTTCCTCTATACATCTCACACCCTATGATCCATTTCAATTAATCACCTTCCTGTAAATTCAGACTCCTCTCCCACCTATATTCCACTCTTTCTGTGAATTTCTCAAAAATACATTATTGATTTATTCAACTAACACTTTTTACTCTTTTGGTCATGGGTGTCAGACTGTCAGAGATGAATACTGGGACATGGGTTTGGTACAGAAAGGAGAAGTCAACAAGACAGAGAACATGGATTGACAAATTGAACTAAAATCACTGAAGATAAATTCTTACTGATGAAAATAGGCTCGCCTTGGGAAGAAGGGTGAGAGTGCAGGGGATTGGGGTCATTACAACACAAGGCCAAGAAGGGGATATACCTTAGCTGGCTATGTCAATGTAAATTCAAAACATAAGAAAGGacaaaaaattcaataaataGTTGAAACCCAGATATTCAATTTAAATTAGTTTTTAGTAATGTCTGAGAATATGGTCTGACAGGGGCGGCATGGGcgaagcagtggttagcactgctgcctcacggcaccgaggacctgggttcgatcctggccccaggtcactgtctgtatggagtttacacattttccctgttctgcgtgggtctcacccccgcaacccaaacatatgtgcagggtagttggattggccacgctaaattgcccctcaaattggaaaaaacaaattgggtactctaaatttattttttttaaaagaatatggTCTGGAGACAAGGGAATGAAGAGGTGGGGGACACAGTAGAAATATGCAAATCAGCTTGAAGAGTTAGCAGCATGACAGTAGGGAGGTGCTGGAGTTAGGATTGGGTGAGAAACTGTACTTCAaaagacttagtctcgcacaaaGACAGGGAATGCAGCACTCAGACTTGGGGCACCGTCAGCACAGCCAATGGAAGACAGCAAAGGACAAGGCCTAGCACAGGGTAATTGAGGAAGATGATTAAAGGTACTTATGGAACCAAAGTCACCGACGATGGGACATCATCTTGCTCAAGCTGCTGCTCAATACTAATACAGAATGCTGAGGATGTCTGGACAAGAGCAAGCTGAAACACTCAAGTGTGCTGCCTACAGTGACACTGTAGGTCAGTGGGGTCATTCATAGTTCTAGGACACAAAAGGCAGATCACAGGTACACTCCAGGACAGGAGttgggccatttagcccctcagaCATGtttgccattcaacaagatcatggctgacctttaacGTAACTCCATATATCTGTCTTTGTTCTATATCCTTAAAACCTATGGCTCACAAAAATCTTAGCAAAttttaaattaacaattgatctagcaGAGTTTCAAACATCTACCATCCTTTATGTGTAGAAGTGCTTCCTAATGTCGCGAAAGCAACTTTCATGATCAATAACTcattacagttacacagtgatgtAATATGGTCACAAAAGCATATTTCACTGAACTGTGTATTTACCAATATATAATTCATCACAAGTGACCTATCGCTTTGCTTCCAACTGCAAATTAATTTCCTCACAATACTATCCTGTGACTCACAAGGAATGCATGggtttctcaaagaattcaacatAATTAAAGGACTACTTTTAATCTAGTTCCTGTTCTGCAATAATATTTTACATGACCATGGAGTGAACACTAAATGAAAAAAGTGAAATTATGATGCAGTAAACAGGAACATGTACTGTGCTTACTTTATTATATTTAAACTTTTTTTGACACACACTGGCAGATGCTGAAAGAAATAAATACTCAGTTACAGCGGACTTACACAAATAGAACTCACTAGACCAGACATCATGCTTTTTATTCAAGTATAGCAATCTACAATTATATAGAATCTTTAATGTCGGAAAACACAGAACAGCATCATCCAAAAGTAGACACTGAGTGAAAGTAGATAGTAAGAGAGGTGAAAGAAAAGTAGGGGGGAAAATGAGATAGCAACGTAATGGACTCAGGTTCAAAGTGGCTGCCAAAATGGCAACAGAAGAAATTAAGGTTACATCAACAGAGAGtcatcatagatgtttacagcatggaaacaggcccattggcccagctggtccatgccacccagtttcacTAAGcttgtcccacttgcctgcatttggcccacatccctctatacccaccctgcccatgtaaccgtCTAACTGCTTttaaaaggacaaaattgtactttTTTGTAGAAAGCCCAGGAGTCACTTAAGTCACTCTGCACACTTTACTCAAAGTATAGGACAGCAAAGTAAAAGCTGTAACTCAATACTCGATTCAGATTACAAATAACTCTTGGCTGGACATCAATCAGAAGGCTATTAAATTTCAACCTTATGgcttgcactttttaaaaaaaaatctcccttCCCAACAAGTATTCAGTCCATAAGCACGGGATCAAGCAGATATCATGTCTAACTAGCAGTACCCATTATTAATCTCTGACCTTAAACAATGGGCACCAGCAAATTATTTAACTACAGAAGCAATGACAATTCTATTCTCATTGTCCACATTCTACACTTTTGAACATAATGATCAAGGGCATGAAGCTTGACTGAATTCCTGCTTCCTAGCCCTGAAGCACAGAGAAAATGCAATCTTTGTCACCACTGTAGCCaagaatcatacagtgcagaaagaggccatttgtcccatcgagttgcaaacccacgaccacaaacatctagaaggacaagagcagcagatccctgggaaccccactgcacaacatcctggaacactctccctaacagcacagtgggtatacctacatctcaaggactgcaacagttcaagatgtCAACTaaatcaccatcaccttctgaaggacaactagggatggataacaaatgctggcctaaccagcgacacccacagcccacaaaatgattttttttataaaagcacCCTACACATGTCCACTCTGCCTTATCCCaaaatcccataacctaacctgcacatccctggacaccaagggcaatttaccatggccaatcccccgaacccatacatctttggactgcgggaggaaaccggagcacgtggaggaaatccatgcagacacggggacaatgtacaaactcaacacatcagtaacccaaggccagaattgaacccgggtccatggcgatgagaggcaacagtgccacCATCTCGCTAAGAGGGGTTATTAAACTTGACATCTGAGACCCTGCCATaggcatttttttaaaattaaacctGGCAGggactgtagtggatcaagaaaGCCGTACACCATCACCagtttctcaagggcagttaaggatgggcaatacattttgatctagccagtgatgctcacatcccataaccaagtgggtttcctccatgtgctccggtttcctaccgaaagacgtgcttgttgggtgaattggacattctgaattcttcctctgtgtacccgaacaggtgccggaatgtggcgactcggggattttcacagtaacttcactgcagtgttaatgtaagcctacttgtcacaataataaagattgtttttttttaaagcccccTGGTCTCTGTGGCTCAGTTATTGACTGGACTTGGAGCTATGACTTAATTCTATGCACAATCTAACAAAACACTC includes:
- the LOC119972548 gene encoding phosphate carrier protein, mitochondrial-like, which gives rise to MFSSGLLSVAAANPFSSSRFQLVSNTAAAHTAQSSVSSHLTAPPARRRFAAAAAARAVKEEYSCEYGSPKFYALCGFGGILSCGLTHTAVVPLDLVKCRIQVDPGKYQSIFKGFSITVKEDGIRGLGKGWATTFIGYSMQGLCKFGFYEVFKNIYGDLLGEENAYLWRTSLYLAASASAEFFADIALAPMEACKVRIQTQPSYANTLREAFPKMQAEGGIWAFYKGVGPLWMRQIPYTIMKFACFERTVEALYIYVVPKPRADCTKAEQLVVTFVAGYIAGAFCAIVFHPADSVVSVLNKEKGSSAVQVLKRLGPLGVWKGLIARIIMIGTLATLQWFIYDSVKVYFRLPCPPPPEMPASLKKKLGL